A single window of Dendropsophus ebraccatus isolate aDenEbr1 chromosome 5, aDenEbr1.pat, whole genome shotgun sequence DNA harbors:
- the ZIC2 gene encoding zinc finger protein ZIC 2: protein MLLDAGPQFPGLGVGTFARHHHHHHHHHAAVAAAAAAAAEMQERELSLAQNSFVEPAHMGAFKLNPSGAHDLSPPGQSSAFTSQAGYPASALAPHAAYTGAAFNSPRDFLFRGRGFAEGATAAAGGQHGLFGPPAGSLHHHPHHHQLSHGEHPQGHLLFPGIHEQHAAASQNALGGQMRLGLPGEVFGRTEQYRQVSSPRGDPYTAAQLHNQYGPMNMGMNMAAHHHHHHHHHPGAFFRYMRQQCIKQELICKWIDPEQLSNPKKSCNKTFSTMHELVTHVSVEHVGGPEQSNHICFWEECAREGKPFKAKYKLVNHIRVHTGEKPFPCPFPGCGKVFARSENLKIHKRTHTGEKPFQCEFEGCDRRFANSSDRKKHMHVHTSDKPYLCKMCDKSYTHPSSLRKHMKVHESSPQGSESSPAASSGYESSTPPGLVSPNTETQSTNLSPATAAVSGVHSVTSGAGGPLSSNFNEWYV, encoded by the exons ATGCTGCTGGACGCCGGCCCCCAGTTCCCGGGCCTGGGTGTGGGCACCTTTGCgcggcaccaccaccaccatcatcaccatcacgcCGCGGTGGCAGCGGCGGCGGCTGCGGCTGCGGAGATGCAGGAGCGGGAGCTGAGTCTGGCGCAGAACAGCTTCGTGGAGCCGGCGCACATGGGCGCATTCAAGCTCAACCCCAGCGGAG CCCACGACCTGTCCCCCCCGGGGCAGAGCTCGGCTTTCACCTCCCAGGCTGGATACCCCGCATCCGCACTCGCCCCGCACGCAGCCTACACGGGCGCAGCGTTTAACAGCCCGCGGGACTTCTTATTCCGGGGACGCGGCTTTGCAGAGGgggctacggctgcagcaggggggcagcatggcttgtttggcccccctgcaggtagccttcaccaccaccctcatcatcaccaGCTCTCTCACGGGGAGCACCCCCAGGGCCACCTGCTTTTCCCCGGCATCCATGAGCAGCACGCTGCAGCCTCCCAGAACGCACTTGGCGGCCAGATGCGGCTCGGGCTGCCCGGAGAGGTGTTCGGCAGGACAGAGCAATACCGACAGGTGTCCAGCCCGAGAGGAGACCCCTACACGGCCGCCCAGCTCCACAACCAGTACGGCCCGATGAATATGGGGATGAACATGGCAgctcatcaccatcatcatcatcaccaccaccccgGGGCCTTCTTCAGGTACATGAGGCAGCAATGCATCAAGCAGGAGCTCATCTGCAAGTGGATAGACCCCGAGCAGCTGAGTAACCCCAAGAAAAGCTGCAATAAGACGTTCAGCACCATGCACGAGCTGGTCACCCATGTGTCTGTGGAGCATGTGGGGGGGCCCGAGCAGAGCAACCACATCTGCTTCTGGGAGGAGTGCGCCAGGGAGGGCAAGCCATTCAAAGCCAAGTACAAGCTGGTCAACCACATCAGGGTGCACACCGGAGAGAAGCCCTTCCCGTGCCCCTTCCCGGGATGTGGCAAGGTCTTTGCCCGCTCCGAGAACCTAAAAATCCACAAAAGAACTCATACAG gagAGAAGCCTTTCCAGTGTGAATTTGAAGGCTGCGACAGGAGATTTGCCAACAGTAGCGACAGAAAGAAACACATGCACGTCCACACCTCAGACAAACCCTATCTGTGCAAGATGTGCGACAAGTCCTACACTCATCCCAGCTCCTTAAGGAAACACATGAAG gtgcacGAGTCTTCTCCTCAAGGGTCGGAGTCGTCGCCAGCCGCCAGCTCCGGCTATGAGTCCTCCACCCCCCCAGGGCTGGTGTCCCCCAACACTGAGACACAAAGTACCAATCTGTCTCCGGCCACAGCAGCGGTGTCTGGAGTGCACAGTGTAACCAGCGGGGCTGGAGGACCCCTCTCATCAAACTTCAACGAGTGGTACGTGTAG